GCTCGCGCCGGGTCTGCCTTTTTAGTGGCGGCTGGCGCGGTGGGTGCAGGAGCTTCGGCTGCACCAGCCGCCGCTGCCGGCGCGGGGCGCAGGCCGTACAGCACCTGGGGCTGAAAGAGCAACAGCGTGGAAGTCACCAGTAGGTAGCTGCCCAGCACGCAAACGGCGAAGATAGTGGCGTAGGTACCACTCACCGGCAGCACTATTGCCAGCAGCACGGGCGGGTAAAGCAGGGTGTTGAGCAGCGTAAAAAGCCGCAGCCAGCGCAATAGCCTGTGGTTTTCGCCACGGCTGGCCCGGTCGGCCCGGCGGCTGAACTGCCCCAGCAGCCGCCACTGCAGCACCACGCAGGCGGTGCCATAGCCGAACTTGAGCACCGGGTGGTAGTAGGCCGGCAGCAGCCCTTCCTGCTGCTTGGCAACGCCCGCCACATCCACCAGCAGCCGCTGCAAATAGTGAACTTTGTAGGCGGCCCCGTGCAGCAGAAACGGCAGCAGCTCCAGGGTATGCAGCCCGAAGGGCACAAAAAACAGCCAGTCGAAGCGGCGAAACCGGGTTTCCTGGTACAGCACCGCCCGCACGTAGAGGTAGGCGCAGGGCGCGACCAGGTAGTGCAGCGGCATATTTACCCGGAACAGGTGCGGCACC
The genomic region above belongs to Hymenobacter psoromatis and contains:
- a CDS encoding AraC family transcriptional regulator, producing the protein MIPVLPLLAHAELLTVFMFLGAFIGTLVSLILAFGSPVPRHANRLLSVSLFSVALFALTSALLINHAIFLVPHLFRVNMPLHYLVAPCAYLYVRAVLYQETRFRRFDWLFFVPFGLHTLELLPFLLHGAAYKVHYLQRLLVDVAGVAKQQEGLLPAYYHPVLKFGYGTACVVLQWRLLGQFSRRADRASRGENHRLLRWLRLFTLLNTLLYPPVLLAIVLPVSGTYATIFAVCVLGSYLLVTSTLLLFQPQVLYGLRPAPAAAAGAAEAPAPTAPAATKKADPARACLLSKERKQTYCALLKGHMQQQPFRRKGYSIKDLAAETGIPPHHVSALINQEYRMNFSDFLNRYRVEYIKARMGQLDWRHLTLEGLALEAGFSNRTTFFRAFVKLAGCTPTEYLAQITPSA